ATTTTGGGATGAAATGGGGTTTGAAATTTTCCTTGAAATAGTCATTGTACCTTGGTGTTTTGAACAGGACTTTGCCATGAAATGGCTTATACCTTAACTTTTCCAATGAAACAGGTGCACGGGCTATATACTGGGCCAGGGATTCCCTGGCTTTATTATCTGAACCATAAATCCTTACGGAATTATCAATCGAAAAACCGGAATTTTTCCAGGAAAATAAATTTTGCCATACAGTTTGGCATACTTCTCATCATACTGCTGTTTAAATGTATCAAAGTGGTTTTTGAACAGGGCTTGTAAAACATTTTGGCCCCGTGGTATATATTCCTTATCCGGATAAGCGCGCGCTCTTGCAGTCTGTACTGGAATGCCCATGCAAAATGAACAGCAAAAACAGTGCCGGAAAAATGCTGAATTTGGGCAAGTTATTTACATTGATTTACAAGAATCGCAGAACAATGAGTTCGAGCGGACAATTTTAATGTCAAGGTTCTTGCTGGAGCAAGAACATGTGCCATGCCCTCCCGTTGGTCGGGCCCCAAATTGCAGCTCAACTCTATGTTAGCTCATTTCTTACGTGATAAAGAAAATAAACCGCGAATGACGCGAAAAACGCGAATCCGGAATTGCGGTTGTGTGTTTACATAAATTCTCTTATAATACCGGTACGGCGTAACCGGCATCCGATGATATGCGTCTGTCACCGGCCCTGCGTCCGAAACCATTCGGCTTCCGATTGAGGAGGAATTTTCTATGATAAGGACGATGATCGTGGTAATCGCGACCGGTTTTATTCTCTCCGCCTGCCTGTCGTCGCTGCCGGAGTCCACGCCGGACCGGGTGCACAATCAAGTCGACGGGAGCGGGGTTAAAACTGATCCTGCATGGCAGGCCTCGCCCGCCTTCGCAGGGCTCGGTCTCGAGGTGATCTCCCTGCCGCCGGCCGAATCACATGGAGACGCATCGCTGGTCATAAGCGGTCCTCAAAGCGTCGAGCTGGCATTTGGCATGAAAAACACAGCCACCGGCGAACAGGCCGGCGAGGCCACCAATTACTCCCGCAAAGGCGACCGCTGGGTATTCATACTCTCGTTCCCGGAGAGCGGCGATTACGAGTTCAGCCTGTACGCGAAAACAAGGGAGGAAAAAACCTATACCCTGGTCGGGACGCTCACCCTGAAAGCGCGCCTGGACGAATCTCCCGATGCGGCGCTGGAACAGGCCCTGCGAAACCGGGACCCGGGGCGGCTTGAAAAAGCCCTCGGCCGCGGTGCCAACGCGAACACCGTATTCAAGAATTACATGGGAATCGTGTCCGGCGACGACACCGCCGGTGTCCAAGCGCCCGCCGTCTTTTTTGTCCTGAATTGGTGGGGTAAAAGCGCGGATGAAAAAATCGAGGCATTGAAGCTCCTTAAATCCGCCGGTGCGGATTTCCGGGCACTCACCGGCGACGGCACCACGGTTCTCGCCGCCTTCATCAAAACGCTTCCCAAAGACCGCAACGAGGCGCTTAAAATCGCCCGGGTGCTCATCGGCCTGGGCGCCGATCCCTCCCAGGACACCTCGTACACCTACATCTCCAACGGGGAGGAGGTGGAGACGAAAATATCCATGCTCCTCTACCTGGAGCGGTACGGGTACAAGGAGGCCGACCGGTACGCTCCCTTTGTCCCGCTCTTTTTACAACACGGTGCGAGGTCCGACCCGAGATGGCCGTGGGGAAAGTCCGTACTCGACAATTTGTTTTCTCATTACGCCGAGGGAGGAAAAATATTCATTCGCGCCTACCTGGACGCGGGCTACGACCCCAATCCGGACGATCTGGACGCGATCATGTACGCGGCAAACTCGAGTACCTTCGACGGCGACTGGGATCTCATTACCCGGGTTTTCGAGAAAACCAGCCACGTCAATGACCCGGACGGTTACGGCGCGGCCCTGCTTCACCACCTGGCGGGTTTCGACAAGCTCAAGCGTCCGGTCCTGAAAAAACTCATTTCTCTAGCCAAAGGCCGGCGGGCCGATCTCAACATTTCCAACCGCTACGGTGAAACCCCGCTCATGGTGGCGGTGAAGTGGGCACACGACGGCGCGATCCAAGAGCTCCTGGCAGCCGGGGCGGATCCCACCCGACAGGGTTCCACGGGCAAGACGGTGTTTCATGCCATGGCCTCCCGGTCCATAAAACCGGGTGACGCGGCCCTCGTCGACAGGTTTCTGAAGCTCGAGGTCGATCTCAACGCCCGGGATGACGAGGGCAAGACCGCCCTCTATCGCGCCTGCACCGGGGACTCGTATCTTCCGCTGGTGAAGCTCTTCGTCGCCAAGGGGGCCGATCCTGCCATCCCCGACAATGACGGGTTCACCGCCCTCGGTTTTTCGAGGACAAACGGATTCAAGGCGCTCACCGCCTATTTCAAGTCGCTCGAGGTTCCCGAGTCGAGCGGCGGCTGGCCGGTCGGGAATAAAGCACCCGCCT
The genomic region above belongs to Spirochaetales bacterium and contains:
- a CDS encoding ankyrin repeat domain-containing protein, with the protein product MIRTMIVVIATGFILSACLSSLPESTPDRVHNQVDGSGVKTDPAWQASPAFAGLGLEVISLPPAESHGDASLVISGPQSVELAFGMKNTATGEQAGEATNYSRKGDRWVFILSFPESGDYEFSLYAKTREEKTYTLVGTLTLKARLDESPDAALEQALRNRDPGRLEKALGRGANANTVFKNYMGIVSGDDTAGVQAPAVFFVLNWWGKSADEKIEALKLLKSAGADFRALTGDGTTVLAAFIKTLPKDRNEALKIARVLIGLGADPSQDTSYTYISNGEEVETKISMLLYLERYGYKEADRYAPFVPLFLQHGARSDPRWPWGKSVLDNLFSHYAEGGKIFIRAYLDAGYDPNPDDLDAIMYAANSSTFDGDWDLITRVFEKTSHVNDPDGYGAALLHHLAGFDKLKRPVLKKLISLAKGRRADLNISNRYGETPLMVAVKWAHDGAIQELLAAGADPTRQGSTGKTVFHAMASRSIKPGDAALVDRFLKLEVDLNARDDEGKTALYRACTGDSYLPLVKLFVAKGADPAIPDNDGFTALGFSRTNGFKALTAYFKSLEVPESSGGWPVGNKAPACRAVLTADLKVIAELPASAFEAHVARTADGVPATPLHLAAETGDVRMIEALTARKVKWDTGDRYGRTPLEKAVLAGREKAVSALLNAGADPNVQNDSGDSPLIFALTRRSSLTPLLLGAPATPDWTSLGTVLAVSTDLDLVRGLPLVRWSSADLNACALLGRDDILRYLGSSVTHEKLSADELLAQATKNRKVFEDYEAGAAKPLEVKRVEGPWSDKRGTYPLTLTKWSPWIDRDPKLDLSRYPVVVWVPKGYDGKEPYGLIVSMMNAKSKNQAPSSAYTATLEKHKLIYAGFDPYNGVFDGSSAEMMFTGHERLVLAMVFHMFGHYAVDRKRVYLTGFSWGGRLTGEIVPREPRVFTGGIAVGGCFTSGARIIPSYPYARRHVTMVCATGDWDFNRQETFNGYDTFLYLGYEAYFLQEPRKGHARISGENFEKAIMLLDEAAVRRR